Below is a window of Picosynechococcus sp. PCC 7002 DNA.
CATAGATGTTTTGGAAAATCGGTGATCCACTCTAGCAAATCCTACCGACTTTTCTGATCGATCTTTCACATTCCGTTGTGTGGTGCCGTCATCTCTGTTACGTTCAGGGGCAATTTTTTCACCCAAGGTTTACGATGGATAATCGTTCACCAAAGCCACGGCATCGAGAAAATTTCAGGCGATCGCCATAGCATAAATTCCCTGGGGAAAACGAAAAAAAACGTTAAGTGACTTGTCTTTCCGCACTATTTACCCCATAATGGGTCACTCGATGGTGCTATACATTCTGTAACGTTCACGGTAAAGTAAAAATTCCAGAGCAACCGCACGATGTGAAGTATGCCACCACTGCTCCTGTGACAGACAAACCGATCAGTTTTCACCGAAGGCCCTAGGGCACAACAACACTGGATGATCAGTCTTTTTACAGTTAAATTTTTTTGTATTCAAGGTCAAAGGCGATCGCCACATTATCAGCACTTGATCCCTGAACGAGTTTGTCCCAAAACCAGTTTTTCATCTAACCCAACCAACATCTAGGAGGTTCCCTATGTCCGTACGTTTGTATGTCGGCAATCTGCCCAAAGACGTCGTCGAAAAACAAGCCCTGGTTGATTTCTTTGTTGAAGCAGGCGAAACCGCAACCACCAAAGTGATCAAAGACCGGAAAACAGGCAAATGTCGTGGTTTTGCCTTCGTTACCGTCCCCACCGACGAAGAAGCCGATGCTTTCATCGAAAAGTACAATGGCCAATCCTTCATGGACAGTCCCCTCAAAATTGAGAAGGCTCTCCCCCGTAGCAAAGGCGACGACAAGCCAGCCGAAGCCAGCAACACCAAAGGCGGCGGCAAGCGCAAGCGCAGTGGTGGCAGCAGCAAGAAGCAATCCAGCTACGGTGATGCAACTTCCGCTCAACCCGACCCCCGCTGGGCCAGCGAACTGGAGAAGCTCAAAGACATGCTCCAACAGCAAACCGCTAACGTTTAGGCCTTGGGTCATTGATTTTCCTGCTGCAGGTCGTGTGGCAGGATTTGTTTTGTTTACGCCAAAAAATTTTTCAGCATTAATTTTTTTATTCAACTTTTTTCTCGGAGGGATACACAATGGATGCCGTCACGGTCATGAAACAAGAAGTGGGCAAAGTCGCCGCCGCCCTAGTCCAGTCCAACTCAGTGGTTGGTTTAGGCACTGGGTCAACCACCGCCTATGCAATTCAATACATCGGTGAGCGTTTAGCCGCAGGTGAACTAGAGAATATTGTCGGGATTCCCACCTCCTTCCAGGCAGAAGTTCTCGCAAAACAGTACAAAATTCCCCTAAGCAGTTTGGATGCCGTTGATCATATTGATGTGGCCATTGATGGGGCCGATGAGGTCGATCCCCAGAAAAATTTAATTAAAGGGGGCGGTGCGGCCCACACCCGGGAAAAAGTTGTGGATGCCCTCGCCAACAAATTCGTCGTCGTGGTAGATAGCGGCAAGCTGGTTGATCGCTTGGGTTCAACCTTTTTATTACCCGTGGAAGTGATTCCCATGGCCATTACGCCAGTGATGCGTCAACTAGAAGCATTGGGTGGTAAGCCAGAACTCCGAATGGGAGTCAAAAAAGCTGGCCCCGTGGTGACCGATGAAGGAAATTTAGTCGTGGATCTTAAATTTGCTGGCATCGACGACCCGGCAACCCTAGAGCAAAAGATTAATAATATCCCTGGCGTCCTGGAAAACGGTCTGTTTGTCGGGGTGGCTGATGTGATTTTGGTCGGCGAAATTATTGACGGACAACCCCGCGTCCGGGAAATTCAGTAGCGTTTTTTTGTTGAACAGGTAAGCCTGGGCCTCCTCATTGCAGGGGGTTTTTGTCTTGTTATGTTTGGCTTAGGAGAGTGATGGCCCGCCGGATCCATTCGTCGGCATTGTCATTTTGCAACAGAATCGAGTCTTGACTGAGGGTGGCGATCGCCCCACGGATTTCGGTTTCTTGGTATCCCAAGGCCAACAAGGTTAATTCCAAATCTTCGTGGACAGCGGCATTGGGTTGAGCGGCTGTGTCGGGAAGCGAAAATTGATCTCGCCATTGGCTGAGTTTGCTGCGCAGTTCGAGGGCAAGCCGTTCGGCGGTTTTTTTGCCAATGCCCGGCGCTTTGGCTAGCTGACGATGATCGGCGGTGACAATGGCCTGTACCAATTCCGGCAAGGTTAGAGTATCAAGTAGGGCGATCGCCCCCTGGGCACCAATGCCACTGACACTGATCAGCTGCCGAAATAAATCCCGGGCGGCAGCGCTGGCAAAGCCGTAGAGGTAGGTGCCGTCCTCTCGTTGCTGACTGTGGACAAAAATGTGTTGGGGTTGGCCGATTGCGGCTGCCAACTCCTGGGCGAGGCGTCCTGGCACTTGGATCTCGTAGCCAATGTCCCTTACTTCGAGAATTAGAAAAAAACGCCCCTGCAAATTCCGGTGGATGGCGATCGCCTCTCCCTTAAGATAACTAAACATGAAAGCCCCTCTGCCTAATGCCTGCGATCTTCCCATTGCCTCTGACATTCCAGCAAGTCCCAGTGGCGATCGCTATTTTCATTTTCAATCAGTACGTTTAGACTATTAAGAAAGCGTTTCCTTACGCCCCACTTCCTCCCCAACCATGGCCGATTCAACTCCCGCTTTTCCCGGTAACGCCCTTCCGCCCCAAAATATCGAAGCCGAAGAATTTATTCTGGGGGGGATTTTAATGGACCCAGAGGCCATGGGCCGGGTGGTGGATGTTCTGGTGATTAATGCCTTTTATGTCCAGGCCCACCGGGATATTTATCAAGGTTTGTTGGTGCTCCATAACCAAGGCAAACCGACGGATTTATTGGCCCTGAGTACCTGGCTCCAAGACAACGAACGTCTCGGAAAAGTCGGCGGTATTCCCAAGCTTTCCCAATTGGTGGATCGCACCGTCTCCGCTGTGAATATTGACCACTATGCGGAACTGGTCATGGATAAATACGTGCGGCGACAACTCATTGCCGGGGGCCATGAAATTATTGATCTGGGCTATGACACCGTTAAAACTCTACCCGATGTCCTCGATGAATCCGAGCAAAAAATCTTTCGGCTCACCCAGACCCGTCCCCAGGATGGCCTAACCGCCATTGCCGAAACCATTGCCGAAGCCTTTAGCAACATCGAAGAACGCCAGACCAAACAGCAGGAAAAAGAGATGCTGTCGGGGCTTTCGAGTGGGTTTTATGATCTCGATGCGATGACCAATGGCTTCCAACGCTCTGATCTGGTGATTATTGCCGGACGTCCCGCCATGGGAAAAACCAGTTTTTCGCTCAATGTGGCCACTAATATCGCTAAAAAGGAACGGCTTCCCGTGGCCATTTTTAGTTTAGAAATGTCGAAGGAGCAATTGGTGCAGCGCCTCTTGGCTGGGGAGGCTCAGATTGAAAGTAATCGTCTCCGGGCCGGACGCCTCGATGAGGTTGATATGCGTCCCCTCCTCAAAGCGGTGGAATTTTTGTCGGATGTGCCTTTATTTATCGATGATACGGCGAATATCACGGTAGGTCAGATGCGATCGCAGGCGCGGAAACTCCAGGCAGAGCAGGGGGGAAAGTTAGGGCTAATCCTCATTGACTATCTACAACTCATGGAAGGCGGTGGTGACAATCGTGTCCAAGAACTCTCAAAAATTACGCGATCGCTCAAAGGGCTCGCCAGGGAATTAGATGTACCCATTTTTGCCCTATCCCAGTTAAGTCGGGGGGTTGAGGCCCGCAACAGCAAACGCCCGATGATGTCTGACCTGCGCGAATCAGGTTCCATCGAGCAGGATGCCGACCTGGTTTTAATGCTCTACCGCGACAGTTATTACAACCCAGATACCCCGGAGCGAGATATTGCCGAGGTGATTATTGCGAAACACCGTAATGGCCCCACCGGAACGGTTAAGCTGATTTTCCAGCCGGAGCTAACAAAGTTTTTAAATCTAGCCCAGAGTCCCAGCCCCTATGCAGAAACCTATTAGAATCTGACAAAATCTGCGTGGCTATGATTTATTTTATTTATCAATAGCGGCCATATTTGCCTGAATTTTGGGGATCAGAGCTTCTTTTTGAAGAGATTCTAATTTTTTAAAACGCAAGTGCTAAGATGCTGCTAGCATCAAGGCCAAAGCTTGATCAAAATTCTCCAAAAAATTGTGGTGAATTTCGGTCTTGAAATTTTTTACATCTTAATGATTTGGGCGATCGCCTCGATCCATTTTCAGCGCATCTACTGTCATTTAAATATCGGCAAAATTATCGATCATTTTTTCTAAAAAGGCTTGTTATAAGCATTATCAATCAAAGAAAAATGCTTCGATAACTTCAGGTTACGCGATTTCTTGTTTTTTTAGTGTTGGATCCTGTGTTCATGTACGGCTTCTCCCCTCCACAATCACCCCGGCAACAGACCCCCATTTCTCTCCAGAAACGTCGCCATAAGCAAGATCAAAAAAGCGCTGGCCCATTAACAGCAGCAAATAAGCAGCATCGGTTCGCCTGCTGGGAATTGGCGGCGCAGATTTCTGTAAATTGTCTCCTTGGTGGGGTGGCGATCGCCTCCATTGCCCAATTGTTACCGGCCCAACTATCCCAACAGCAGCAGT
It encodes the following:
- a CDS encoding RNA recognition motif domain-containing protein, with product MSVRLYVGNLPKDVVEKQALVDFFVEAGETATTKVIKDRKTGKCRGFAFVTVPTDEEADAFIEKYNGQSFMDSPLKIEKALPRSKGDDKPAEASNTKGGGKRKRSGGSSKKQSSYGDATSAQPDPRWASELEKLKDMLQQQTANV
- the rpiA gene encoding ribose-5-phosphate isomerase RpiA, which codes for MDAVTVMKQEVGKVAAALVQSNSVVGLGTGSTTAYAIQYIGERLAAGELENIVGIPTSFQAEVLAKQYKIPLSSLDAVDHIDVAIDGADEVDPQKNLIKGGGAAHTREKVVDALANKFVVVVDSGKLVDRLGSTFLLPVEVIPMAITPVMRQLEALGGKPELRMGVKKAGPVVTDEGNLVVDLKFAGIDDPATLEQKINNIPGVLENGLFVGVADVILVGEIIDGQPRVREIQ
- the ruvA gene encoding Holliday junction branch migration protein RuvA, which gives rise to MFSYLKGEAIAIHRNLQGRFFLILEVRDIGYEIQVPGRLAQELAAAIGQPQHIFVHSQQREDGTYLYGFASAAARDLFRQLISVSGIGAQGAIALLDTLTLPELVQAIVTADHRQLAKAPGIGKKTAERLALELRSKLSQWRDQFSLPDTAAQPNAAVHEDLELTLLALGYQETEIRGAIATLSQDSILLQNDNADEWIRRAITLLSQT
- the dnaB gene encoding replicative DNA helicase; the encoded protein is MADSTPAFPGNALPPQNIEAEEFILGGILMDPEAMGRVVDVLVINAFYVQAHRDIYQGLLVLHNQGKPTDLLALSTWLQDNERLGKVGGIPKLSQLVDRTVSAVNIDHYAELVMDKYVRRQLIAGGHEIIDLGYDTVKTLPDVLDESEQKIFRLTQTRPQDGLTAIAETIAEAFSNIEERQTKQQEKEMLSGLSSGFYDLDAMTNGFQRSDLVIIAGRPAMGKTSFSLNVATNIAKKERLPVAIFSLEMSKEQLVQRLLAGEAQIESNRLRAGRLDEVDMRPLLKAVEFLSDVPLFIDDTANITVGQMRSQARKLQAEQGGKLGLILIDYLQLMEGGGDNRVQELSKITRSLKGLARELDVPIFALSQLSRGVEARNSKRPMMSDLRESGSIEQDADLVLMLYRDSYYNPDTPERDIAEVIIAKHRNGPTGTVKLIFQPELTKFLNLAQSPSPYAETY
- a CDS encoding slr1601 family putative cell division protein — encoded protein: MYGFSPPQSPRQQTPISLQKRRHKQDQKSAGPLTAANKQHRFACWELAAQISVNCLLGGVAIASIAQLLPAQLSQQQQLSVLKGEVTEAEQRVAKLRQEFNRHFDAYGSHRLMQEYTIKVDPKQQRIIWVDPAQAQNSEN